One stretch of Aeromicrobium fastidiosum DNA includes these proteins:
- a CDS encoding TetR/AcrR family transcriptional regulator translates to MNEGEATPAVRPAYGGGREALLRAAVHVVATRGLRNLTFRAVATQAGMTHGLVRHHFGTRDALIEAALEHSIATSMEEGALEPATGELADFSASLPAAVSLKPETQAFQYELMLEARRTPALAHLTERLYASYREATQRALVAMGLGDDPALTDLVFAALDGLVFDQLTQGIDEDRMGRAIERLRTILIGLRDASL, encoded by the coding sequence GTGAACGAGGGCGAGGCCACGCCAGCAGTACGTCCCGCATACGGCGGGGGGCGCGAGGCCCTTCTTCGCGCAGCCGTCCACGTCGTGGCGACTCGCGGTCTGCGCAACCTGACGTTCCGCGCGGTGGCCACCCAGGCAGGAATGACGCACGGCCTCGTCCGACACCACTTCGGCACACGCGACGCCTTGATCGAGGCGGCCCTGGAGCACTCCATCGCCACGAGCATGGAGGAAGGTGCCTTGGAGCCCGCGACCGGCGAGCTGGCTGACTTCTCTGCCAGCCTTCCAGCCGCCGTGAGTCTCAAGCCCGAGACGCAGGCCTTCCAGTACGAGCTCATGCTCGAGGCCCGCCGGACGCCTGCGCTCGCTCACCTGACCGAACGTCTCTACGCCAGCTATCGCGAAGCGACTCAGCGGGCGCTCGTCGCCATGGGACTCGGAGACGACCCCGCGTTGACCGATCTTGTCTTCGCCGCACTCGACGGTCTCGTGTTCGATCAGCTGACCCAGGGTATCGACGAAGACCGCATGGGGCGGGCGATCGAGCGACTGCGAACGATACTCATCGGTCTGCGCGATGCCAGCCTCTGA
- a CDS encoding ABC transporter ATP-binding protein, with the protein MSDHDVLRLEGFRATITSGRAIVDDVSLSVRGGEVLAVVGESGSGKSTMALGLLGFAKPGVEITSRSLVIGGEDVPLDDEPLARTYRGQKISYVPQDPSTALNPVHRVGKLIKEMRHVHGLAVDDAFVARQLERVGLPGSAEFRSRFPHQLSGGQRQRLAIAVSLACDPQVLVLDEPTTALDVLAQGQFLVELDRLRRDEGVAIVYITHDIASIAELADTIVVMYDGRIVERGPAASVLHRPQHPYTAALLACAPDVEVRRKLVPIPGESASGVPQTGCPYVTRCTLGVARCTESMPDESLVGPAHSVRCFESSKVTVVDIELLDVPASLRGSAVLEVQDLTVQYRQRGKVVASVDDVSLSVGRGECVAVVGASGSGKTTVARAVMGLTPARGGRVLLRGELLSSGIDRRTVAQMQSIQMVFQNPFESLNPRRSVLDQVARPAITLRGSRAKDADTAAQRLLDMVRLPAAKYRLLPRELSGGERQRVALARALVSDPEVLVCDEITSALDVSVQAAVLETLRDLSEQLGLAVLFITHDLGVVASIADRVVVLESGRVRETGTTDQVLRNPENDYTRELIAAAPRIQR; encoded by the coding sequence ATGTCTGACCACGACGTACTCCGCCTGGAAGGCTTCCGGGCGACGATCACGAGCGGTCGCGCCATCGTCGACGACGTGAGTCTGTCAGTCAGGGGCGGCGAGGTCCTGGCGGTCGTCGGCGAGTCCGGATCCGGCAAGTCGACCATGGCCCTGGGACTTCTGGGTTTCGCGAAGCCGGGTGTCGAGATCACCAGCCGGTCGCTGGTGATCGGCGGCGAGGACGTGCCTCTGGACGACGAACCCCTGGCACGCACGTATCGTGGCCAGAAGATCTCGTACGTCCCTCAGGACCCGTCGACGGCCCTGAACCCTGTCCACCGGGTCGGCAAGCTCATCAAGGAGATGCGCCACGTCCACGGCCTCGCGGTCGATGACGCCTTCGTCGCCCGCCAGCTGGAGCGTGTCGGGCTGCCAGGATCTGCCGAGTTCCGTTCACGATTCCCGCATCAGCTGTCAGGTGGTCAGCGCCAGCGACTGGCCATCGCCGTGTCGTTGGCCTGCGACCCTCAGGTGTTGGTCCTTGACGAGCCGACGACAGCGCTCGACGTGCTGGCGCAGGGACAGTTCCTCGTCGAGCTCGACCGGCTGAGGCGCGACGAGGGCGTTGCGATCGTGTACATCACGCACGACATCGCCTCGATCGCTGAGCTGGCCGACACGATCGTCGTCATGTACGACGGCCGGATCGTGGAGCGAGGCCCTGCTGCCTCGGTCCTGCACCGACCGCAGCACCCTTACACGGCAGCGCTGCTGGCATGCGCGCCCGATGTCGAGGTGCGTCGCAAGCTGGTGCCGATTCCCGGCGAGAGCGCCAGTGGGGTCCCACAGACCGGTTGCCCGTACGTGACGCGCTGCACCCTAGGGGTGGCGCGCTGCACAGAGTCCATGCCAGACGAGAGTCTGGTCGGTCCGGCCCACAGTGTGCGCTGCTTCGAGTCGTCGAAGGTGACCGTGGTCGACATCGAACTGCTTGACGTCCCCGCGTCTCTTCGTGGATCGGCCGTTCTCGAGGTGCAGGACTTGACCGTGCAGTACCGGCAGCGCGGCAAGGTCGTGGCGTCGGTCGACGACGTCTCGCTGTCCGTGGGACGAGGCGAGTGCGTCGCAGTGGTCGGCGCGTCAGGCAGCGGCAAGACCACGGTGGCCCGCGCCGTCATGGGCCTGACACCGGCTCGCGGGGGACGGGTGCTCTTGCGAGGCGAACTGCTCTCCAGCGGGATCGATCGACGCACGGTCGCGCAGATGCAGTCGATCCAGATGGTGTTCCAGAACCCGTTCGAATCGCTCAACCCACGCCGATCGGTCCTGGACCAGGTGGCTCGGCCGGCGATCACCCTGCGCGGGTCTCGCGCCAAGGACGCCGACACCGCGGCTCAACGACTGCTCGACATGGTCCGCCTGCCGGCGGCGAAGTACCGGCTGCTGCCGCGCGAGCTCTCTGGAGGCGAGCGGCAACGCGTCGCCTTGGCGCGTGCGCTGGTCAGCGACCCGGAGGTCCTCGTGTGCGACGAGATCACCTCCGCCCTCGACGTGTCCGTTCAGGCTGCTGTGCTGGAGACGTTGCGAGACCTGTCAGAACAGCTCGGTCTGGCGGTCCTCTTCATCACCCACGACCTGGGTGTCGTCGCCTCGATCGCTGACCGTGTCGTCGTCCTCGAGTCCGGTCGGGTTCGCGAGACCGGAACGACCGACCAGGTACTTCGCAACCCGGAGAACGACTACACCCGTGAGCTCATCGCGGCCGCCCCGCGCATTCAGCGATGA
- a CDS encoding cupin domain-containing protein: MTLDKIPASPLDTSASPMPGRAIIEPSPHGWVGVAMTEWELRAAEWTDQHPFDEYNFVLAGELHVESDGQVAVAAVGDTIRVRAGSTGRYWAPVYARMLSIYAPNPEGLDSQSMGLRRLDG, from the coding sequence ATGACCTTGGACAAGATCCCCGCCAGTCCCCTGGACACCTCCGCCTCTCCCATGCCGGGACGAGCCATCATCGAGCCTTCGCCCCACGGGTGGGTCGGTGTCGCCATGACGGAGTGGGAGCTCCGAGCGGCCGAATGGACCGACCAGCATCCCTTCGACGAGTACAACTTCGTCCTCGCTGGTGAGCTGCACGTGGAGTCCGATGGGCAGGTCGCGGTCGCGGCGGTGGGCGACACGATCAGGGTGCGCGCCGGATCGACCGGACGATACTGGGCACCGGTGTACGCGCGAATGCTGTCTATCTACGCCCCCAACCCCGAGGGTCTCGATTCGCAGTCGATGGGCCTGCGCCGGCTGGACGGCTGA
- a CDS encoding TetR/AcrR family transcriptional regulator yields MGRTAGRSPDGTRRVILDAAADALVQRGRSASLADIARAAGVTKGGLLYHFGSKEDLLVAVATDIMQSYEDLVEGLIDPDDHEPGRFCRAYVRSCFVPWTPSESAGMSPIVMAMVLDEPRTVAVVGRFTDRLDERLRGDRLPDEIVAVVVAAADGASMQPLWWAGTDPVRRSALEQQLLAMTHQP; encoded by the coding sequence ATGGGACGGACTGCGGGACGGTCACCGGACGGCACGCGGCGGGTCATCCTCGACGCCGCAGCTGACGCACTGGTGCAGAGGGGGAGATCGGCCAGTCTGGCCGACATCGCTCGTGCGGCCGGCGTGACCAAGGGCGGGCTGCTCTACCACTTCGGCAGCAAGGAAGACCTGTTGGTCGCTGTGGCCACCGACATCATGCAGTCGTACGAAGACCTCGTGGAGGGGTTGATCGATCCGGACGACCATGAGCCGGGACGCTTCTGCCGTGCCTACGTCCGCTCGTGCTTCGTCCCCTGGACGCCATCGGAGTCGGCGGGGATGAGCCCGATCGTGATGGCCATGGTGCTGGACGAGCCGCGCACCGTGGCCGTCGTGGGCCGCTTCACGGACCGGCTCGACGAGCGCCTGCGCGGTGACAGGCTGCCCGACGAGATCGTGGCCGTCGTGGTGGCGGCGGCCGACGGTGCGTCGATGCAGCCGCTGTGGTGGGCCGGAACGGACCCGGTGCGCCGCTCCGCGCTCGAGCAGCAGCTGCTGGCGATGACGCATCAGCCTTGA
- a CDS encoding GDSL-type esterase/lipase family protein produces MTDSTGSSRTGMFNLDVAAIETSIRGAVHVEASADGGVVPRRLDPELARRAHFSGFELVSAQAAGISIELITSANVLEIDAHLTRFTYGDSAGPAQWVAETPDHSTTVDSDASAGDLVFALPADVFELRPGPASTITFSLGTSSVARPVRVWLPHTAQTRIFAIRADGPVSAHPRSVAGPRWVHYGSSISHGSDIASPRDIWPVTASEQLGMDAINLGLAGNALLDPFVATTISALPADVITLKIGINVVNWDAFTARTLAPALHGFLDLVRAGHPATPLALITPIWCGMHEHSPGPIDIDLETGQFFVPSHGVADRLTLSEVRRVIQDVAELRGDPTLHVVDGLSLLGEDDAHLLPDGLHPGEEGSAVIARRFADLARDASTPLGGAFAPALRMPRTRRTV; encoded by the coding sequence ATGACCGACTCGACAGGGTCCTCTCGGACCGGCATGTTCAACCTCGACGTCGCCGCGATCGAGACCTCGATCCGCGGTGCCGTGCACGTCGAGGCCAGCGCCGATGGTGGCGTGGTCCCCCGCCGGCTGGATCCCGAGCTGGCACGTCGCGCACACTTCAGCGGGTTCGAGCTGGTGAGCGCCCAGGCCGCCGGCATCTCGATCGAGCTGATCACCTCGGCGAACGTGCTGGAGATCGACGCCCATCTGACGCGTTTCACGTACGGCGACAGCGCCGGACCTGCGCAGTGGGTGGCCGAGACGCCTGACCACAGCACCACGGTCGACAGCGATGCGTCGGCGGGAGATCTGGTGTTCGCGCTGCCCGCTGACGTGTTCGAGCTCCGCCCAGGACCGGCGTCCACCATCACGTTCTCGCTCGGCACCAGCTCGGTCGCCCGCCCAGTCCGCGTGTGGTTGCCGCACACTGCGCAGACCCGCATCTTCGCGATTCGCGCCGACGGCCCTGTGTCCGCACATCCGCGATCCGTCGCCGGGCCGCGCTGGGTCCACTACGGCTCGTCCATCAGTCACGGCTCCGACATCGCCAGTCCTCGTGACATCTGGCCCGTCACGGCGTCCGAGCAACTGGGGATGGACGCGATCAATCTCGGCCTGGCCGGCAACGCGCTGCTCGACCCATTCGTGGCGACGACGATCAGCGCGCTCCCAGCCGACGTGATCACGTTGAAGATCGGCATCAACGTCGTGAACTGGGATGCCTTCACCGCGCGCACCCTGGCCCCAGCCCTGCACGGATTCCTCGACCTCGTACGGGCGGGACATCCTGCCACGCCGCTCGCCCTCATCACGCCGATCTGGTGCGGGATGCATGAGCACAGTCCGGGGCCGATCGACATCGACCTCGAGACGGGCCAGTTCTTCGTCCCGTCGCACGGCGTGGCCGACCGACTCACCCTGAGCGAGGTGCGCCGGGTGATCCAGGACGTCGCCGAGCTGCGCGGCGACCCGACGCTTCACGTGGTCGACGGACTGTCGCTCCTCGGAGAAGACGACGCGCACCTGCTGCCGGACGGACTGCACCCCGGCGAAGAGGGCTCTGCGGTGATCGCACGAAGGTTCGCCGACCTCGCGCGCGATGCTTCCACCCCCCTCGGCGGTGCCTTCGCCCCGGCTCTCAGGATGCCCCGCACCCGCCGCACGGTCTGA
- a CDS encoding ABC transporter substrate-binding protein, which produces MSQDLDLNRRNFLRIGAAIGLTLTAGGALAACDSGSTPGSQAAPGYQKPKQGGQFVRGIVGDGPEFGWNPFNAGGLGDYVRNVAVYDTLVFAGVKESQPALLTSWDVSEDSMTWTLHLRENVTWHDGSPFIADDVVFSLNAMATSFFGASVVTNVDVKKIRAVDSLTVEVPMKVADAGWIALTTSANAAIVKNGTTDFSKPNGTGAFVFASGTPGQRATFKRNDTYWVPGAPYPDTLIIVAIADDNAALSAVRAGQIDAVSIPLNLARSAKDLQVTKSNPPAIANSGLVMKVDAAPFDDVRVRQAMALAVDRELINRQMFLGEGIIMNDLIGKGKEFNLPFYDDSLAQRTYDPKAARALLKQAGHDRLSVELVVTPLFGADQLGALVKESAKAAGFDVTLKSVSPDAYFNPQQGYLSRPFTVAIWPADSLRAFYDQALGSAATSNESSFKDSTYDTLFASARAERDEAAATEKWAAVQKYVHEQVPYIWPANGPAANVYAKKVHNVFADYTPDKKFPTAQIGSAPSGWQYLWVE; this is translated from the coding sequence GTGAGCCAAGACCTCGACCTGAATCGTCGCAACTTCCTGCGCATTGGCGCCGCCATCGGCCTGACGCTCACAGCCGGAGGTGCCCTTGCCGCCTGCGACAGCGGTTCGACCCCGGGCTCGCAGGCAGCTCCGGGTTACCAGAAGCCGAAGCAGGGTGGACAGTTCGTGCGCGGCATCGTCGGCGACGGACCCGAGTTCGGGTGGAACCCCTTCAATGCTGGTGGGCTCGGTGACTACGTGCGCAACGTCGCGGTCTACGACACCCTGGTCTTCGCCGGTGTGAAGGAATCTCAGCCCGCACTCCTGACGTCTTGGGACGTCAGCGAGGACTCGATGACCTGGACCCTGCACCTGCGTGAGAACGTGACGTGGCACGACGGATCGCCGTTCATCGCGGACGACGTGGTCTTCTCCCTCAACGCGATGGCGACGTCGTTCTTCGGCGCGTCCGTTGTGACGAACGTCGACGTGAAGAAGATCCGCGCGGTCGACTCCCTGACGGTCGAGGTGCCGATGAAGGTCGCCGATGCCGGCTGGATCGCACTCACGACCTCGGCGAATGCCGCCATCGTCAAGAACGGTACGACTGACTTCAGCAAGCCCAACGGCACGGGCGCGTTCGTCTTCGCATCGGGCACCCCGGGTCAGCGCGCGACGTTCAAGCGCAACGACACGTACTGGGTGCCCGGGGCGCCGTATCCCGACACCTTGATCATCGTGGCCATCGCGGACGACAACGCGGCTCTGAGCGCCGTACGTGCGGGCCAGATCGATGCTGTGTCCATCCCGCTCAATCTCGCCCGGAGCGCCAAGGATCTGCAGGTCACCAAGTCGAACCCGCCAGCCATTGCCAACAGCGGCCTCGTCATGAAGGTGGATGCGGCACCGTTCGATGACGTTCGAGTGCGGCAGGCCATGGCGCTCGCGGTGGACAGGGAGCTGATCAACCGGCAGATGTTCCTCGGCGAGGGCATCATCATGAACGACCTGATCGGCAAGGGCAAGGAGTTCAACCTGCCCTTCTACGATGACAGCCTCGCGCAACGCACGTACGACCCCAAGGCCGCCCGAGCGCTGCTCAAGCAGGCAGGTCACGACCGGCTCTCGGTCGAGCTCGTGGTCACCCCGTTGTTCGGCGCTGACCAGCTCGGTGCGTTGGTCAAGGAGTCGGCCAAGGCCGCAGGATTCGACGTCACGTTGAAGTCCGTGTCGCCCGACGCGTACTTCAACCCGCAGCAGGGGTATCTCTCCCGCCCGTTCACCGTCGCGATCTGGCCGGCTGACTCCCTGCGGGCCTTCTACGACCAGGCACTCGGGTCGGCTGCGACGTCGAACGAGTCGAGCTTCAAGGACTCGACCTACGACACGCTGTTCGCCTCCGCGAGAGCGGAACGCGACGAGGCTGCGGCGACCGAGAAGTGGGCAGCTGTCCAGAAGTACGTGCACGAGCAGGTCCCCTACATCTGGCCGGCGAACGGTCCTGCTGCGAACGTCTACGCCAAGAAGGTGCACAACGTCTTTGCGGACTACACCCCGGACAAGAAGTTCCCGACTGCTCAGATCGGGAGCGCCCCGAGCGGCTGGCAGTACCTCTGGGTCGAGTGA
- a CDS encoding ABC transporter permease yields the protein MKRMVRFRGMTGIGAGLLALVALIAVFGPLISPHSPNAALGIPATGPASGLPFGTDVLGRDVLSRTLSGGRVILAIALVATVVAYSVGGALGLFAAFRRGRTDRTVMSVVDLFLAFPSLLLLLLTIAALGAGSVSVLVGAIFAQIPVIARYVRTISLEVGTTTYVEAAALRGERTTAVLRREIIPNISRPLLADIPLRFIISMFLVTSASFLGAGSAPPAADWGRMILENQQIFSLNPLAVLLPVIPIALATIGANLLGEGLARGLDRSHV from the coding sequence ATGAAGCGCATGGTCCGCTTTCGCGGCATGACCGGAATCGGAGCGGGGCTCTTGGCGCTGGTGGCGCTGATTGCGGTCTTCGGCCCATTGATCTCACCGCACTCTCCGAATGCTGCGCTCGGGATTCCGGCGACCGGGCCGGCTTCGGGCCTTCCGTTCGGCACTGATGTGCTGGGACGGGATGTCTTGAGCCGGACGCTCTCAGGCGGCCGCGTCATCCTGGCCATCGCGCTCGTGGCCACGGTGGTCGCCTATTCGGTGGGGGGAGCGTTGGGACTCTTCGCGGCCTTCCGGCGCGGCAGGACCGATCGCACCGTCATGTCGGTGGTGGATCTCTTCCTCGCGTTCCCCAGTCTGCTCCTCCTGCTGCTCACCATCGCTGCTCTCGGCGCGGGCAGCGTCAGCGTCCTGGTGGGAGCGATCTTTGCTCAGATTCCTGTGATTGCCCGGTACGTCCGCACCATCTCGCTGGAGGTCGGCACGACGACCTACGTCGAGGCAGCGGCACTACGCGGAGAGAGGACCACTGCCGTCCTGCGGCGCGAGATCATCCCCAACATCTCGCGCCCGCTGCTGGCCGACATCCCCCTGCGGTTCATCATCAGCATGTTCCTCGTGACCTCTGCCAGCTTCCTGGGCGCGGGTTCTGCCCCGCCCGCGGCGGACTGGGGGCGAATGATCCTCGAGAACCAGCAGATCTTCTCGCTGAACCCGCTGGCCGTGCTCCTGCCGGTCATCCCGATCGCCTTGGCGACGATCGGTGCCAACTTGCTCGGCGAGGGCCTGGCCCGAGGATTGGATCGATCACATGTCTGA
- a CDS encoding ABC transporter permease — MATYLLRRLGIAVATLLALSFLVFSALEALPGDLASRILGRGATPRAVAELNAQLGLDQPFLSRYFSWLGNFLQGDFGTLVGKGSNSSATVSGLLANQGVNSLLLGGVTLLLLVPIVLVVGSVTAVRAGGVTDSVISGLSFVFLSVPEFVVGTVLIYLLSVRLDLLPPLSLLGQGESPITQPEVLVLPVLTLLLGLVAFAGRFLRASMIDVLTSEFVQSARLNGTPERRIVWKIALRSALVPTVQIIAMLVPYLVGGLIIVETVFSYPGIGSQFSAGVLSGEIRLVQAVAVLSAAMTVFANLGADLLVMFLVPKLRPGASR; from the coding sequence ATGGCAACCTACCTTCTGCGTCGCCTCGGCATCGCCGTCGCAACCCTCTTGGCACTGTCGTTCCTCGTCTTCTCAGCCCTGGAGGCGCTGCCCGGCGACCTTGCCAGCAGGATCCTCGGTCGTGGTGCCACGCCCCGAGCAGTCGCCGAGCTGAACGCTCAGCTCGGTCTGGACCAGCCGTTCCTGTCGAGGTACTTCTCGTGGCTCGGAAACTTCCTGCAGGGTGACTTTGGCACGTTGGTCGGCAAAGGCTCCAACTCCAGCGCCACGGTCAGCGGGCTGTTGGCCAATCAGGGGGTGAACTCCCTGCTGCTGGGCGGCGTGACGCTGTTGCTGCTGGTGCCGATCGTGCTCGTGGTCGGTTCGGTGACGGCTGTGCGTGCCGGCGGGGTGACCGACAGCGTCATCAGCGGGCTCAGCTTCGTCTTCTTGTCCGTGCCCGAGTTCGTCGTCGGCACCGTCTTGATCTACCTGCTCTCAGTGCGGCTCGACCTGCTGCCGCCTCTTTCACTGTTGGGCCAGGGTGAGTCCCCCATCACCCAACCTGAGGTTCTGGTGCTGCCGGTCCTGACTCTTCTCCTTGGTCTGGTGGCATTCGCCGGACGATTCCTGCGCGCCAGCATGATCGACGTCCTGACATCCGAGTTCGTGCAGTCGGCTCGATTGAATGGCACCCCAGAGCGTCGGATCGTGTGGAAGATCGCCCTGCGCAGCGCCTTGGTACCCACCGTGCAGATCATCGCCATGCTCGTCCCGTACCTCGTAGGAGGCCTCATCATCGTGGAGACTGTCTTCAGCTATCCGGGCATCGGGTCGCAGTTCTCGGCAGGTGTGCTGAGCGGCGAGATCCGCCTCGTCCAGGCAGTCGCTGTGCTCAGCGCAGCCATGACCGTGTTCGCCAATCTCGGCGCCGATCTCCTCGTGATGTTCCTCGTCCCCAAGCTCCGTCCCGGAGCGTCACGATGA
- a CDS encoding carboxylesterase/lipase family protein — translation MTGHGTRTSPVVVTPLGAVRGVARDGSEAFLGIPFAEAPVGPLRFAAPTPVSPWAGVRDASHHGPTPQRGVAAMPTLIPEPSVPGDATLNVNVFRPSVTSDELRPVLVWIHGGGFVSGSPASPWYDGEAFNRDGVVSVVVSYRLGFEGFGWIEDAPVNRAVLDWVAALQWVQRCISAFGGDPARVTIAGQSAGGTAVLTLMGMESARGLFSGAIALSPAAFHCPASRAQATGRRMAELAGVPATVAGWRTIPETVVMELQEQLLAPGDSDDAAQTTADFITDGMGWGPWIDGDLIQVPSLSAATSDAALDVPLVIGSTDDEFTQVFAADPGVVGVAPAEVLRRIGVSPAAASTYLASRDDAAPEVIGQIATDLIFRAPAHDVAARRSERGSVTWLYRFAWPSGSVGSAVHCVDVPFFFDLLDREDVTALLGDAPPHDLARHVHGAAAMFIVSRAASWPAYTPDEPSVMIFDVPSRVVRDSGEALRGLLSSDPEARHISG, via the coding sequence GTGACCGGACATGGAACTCGCACCTCGCCCGTCGTCGTGACGCCGCTGGGCGCAGTGAGGGGAGTCGCGCGCGACGGATCCGAGGCATTCCTCGGCATCCCGTTCGCGGAAGCGCCGGTCGGACCTCTGCGGTTCGCGGCACCCACGCCGGTGTCGCCCTGGGCCGGCGTTCGCGACGCGTCGCACCACGGTCCGACCCCCCAACGCGGAGTGGCTGCGATGCCGACGCTCATCCCCGAACCATCCGTGCCTGGAGACGCGACGCTCAACGTCAATGTGTTCAGGCCGTCGGTGACGAGCGACGAGCTGCGGCCGGTCCTCGTCTGGATCCATGGGGGCGGGTTCGTCTCCGGGTCGCCGGCGAGCCCCTGGTACGACGGCGAGGCGTTCAATCGCGATGGAGTCGTCAGCGTGGTGGTGTCGTACCGGCTCGGCTTCGAGGGATTCGGCTGGATCGAGGACGCACCTGTCAACCGTGCCGTTCTCGACTGGGTTGCGGCGCTGCAGTGGGTGCAGCGGTGCATCTCGGCTTTCGGCGGTGATCCGGCCCGGGTGACGATCGCGGGTCAGTCGGCCGGCGGCACCGCCGTCCTCACCCTGATGGGGATGGAGTCTGCGCGGGGGCTCTTCTCAGGTGCCATCGCTCTGTCACCGGCAGCCTTCCACTGTCCTGCCTCGCGGGCGCAGGCGACAGGACGACGGATGGCCGAGCTCGCCGGCGTGCCGGCCACTGTCGCGGGATGGCGGACCATCCCCGAAACCGTCGTGATGGAGTTGCAGGAGCAGCTGCTGGCTCCCGGCGACTCGGACGACGCCGCCCAGACCACTGCCGACTTCATCACCGACGGGATGGGTTGGGGTCCGTGGATCGACGGGGACCTGATCCAGGTGCCGAGTCTGTCCGCTGCAACCTCGGACGCCGCGCTCGATGTTCCACTGGTGATCGGAAGCACCGATGACGAGTTCACCCAGGTGTTCGCGGCTGACCCCGGCGTGGTCGGTGTCGCCCCTGCTGAGGTGCTTCGGCGGATCGGGGTGAGCCCCGCCGCAGCGTCGACGTATCTCGCCAGTCGCGATGACGCAGCACCCGAGGTGATCGGGCAGATCGCCACGGACCTCATCTTCCGCGCCCCCGCGCACGACGTGGCCGCTCGCCGGTCCGAGCGAGGGTCCGTCACGTGGCTCTACCGGTTCGCGTGGCCGTCTGGCTCCGTGGGCTCGGCCGTCCACTGCGTCGACGTCCCGTTCTTCTTCGACCTGCTCGATCGCGAGGACGTGACAGCCTTGCTCGGCGACGCTCCGCCCCACGACCTGGCGCGTCACGTCCATGGGGCCGCGGCCATGTTCATCGTCAGCAGAGCTGCCAGCTGGCCGGCGTACACCCCGGACGAGCCGTCGGTCATGATCTTCGACGTCCCTTCGCGGGTCGTCCGCGACAGCGGGGAAGCGCTGCGCGGTCTCCTGTCATCCGATCCCGAAGCTCGTCACATCAGTGGTTGA